The window cggaaacggatttcgactattcatacACACCCCTACTTATGAGGTTCCCTCTTCAGTGTGGGCGAAAGGAAActccatcttttcttttatccTCCTATGCATGCTACATTATTGTCAAGTAGATCAAGTACATAAAAAACAGTCATGAATTAGATTAATCAAGTAACTAGCAAATAAATTCacaaatgaaaacaaaatttgtttctaattcaattttaCAGTGTGATTGTTATTGGGTTGGAATTTGGAAAGGAAGAAATGCTTTTACAATCAACCTTTATTTGATTTAAAATTTAAGGGAGTAAGATTGTATCAAGACAAAGTCATTCTATCATTTGTCAACCACTTCTACCTAATTTATTGtagttttattttactttttgtcATTATTTCCTGATTTTAGTTTgtgaaaaagatagaaaatcaatgaaaactTAATTTCTTATAGAAAGATTccctaagtttttttttttttttttatactaaaGATCCCCTAaattattgaataaaaaactacaaaaaatcatagattttaaaaacatttttatttttcttctggATTTTAATTTATAGGGTTCTAGTCAATTCTCATCTGATCTAATTCCATATCGGATGCTGGATTATCAAACCCCCAAACCACTAGGCTTGAACATGATGAGTTCATTTTCTTAGAGGAATATGATTTTGTTTTAGTATTACTCACACGAGTGATTCACCTTATCAATTTTATTGAGTATCTCAATAATTACATTTACATAAATCACATTAGCTGAAATGACCATGGCCTTAGGAATCGATATTAGGTCGATCGTGGCCAATACCAATACCTGACCAATATCAAAATCTTTGGGAAGCAAAATCATCCGATCTGACTCGATACAATCAATCTGTATTGATATTGGTATCAAACGTCGGCATTTCACATGGACTGGACCCGACCCACTATTTGTTGACTGTAAAGAAATCAGAAAAAGGTAACTAAGACTATGGTAAAGCCACAATCAAAGCAATCACTATCCGGGTAGGGTCGGTACCTTTAGTCAACCCAACGGTTCAGCTCCCTTCCTTGCCTTCTAAAGGAAGCAAGGAACAAATAATTTTAGCATTGATTGATAAAAGACGTATAGTGGTAACCTTGTAACACCAATTTTCTAAGATTGGTATACTTAATAAAATGGATATGCTTCAGATTCAGCACAAATAAACTTATAGTTTAAGCtataccctttttttcttttttttggtaaaaattaaTCTATTCTCTTATTGAAGTAtgttgttattttgtttctttatgcaattcttttcatttgttttttgttgcaAGTAAAACACCGGACCACAAACAAAATCCTTTATAGACAATGTCATGTCTATAGCTCAAAATCACGTTGAAATTTCAATGGTTAGGCCGAGACGAGATGCTatgtcaaaatgaaaaattgcaAGTGGaatcagggttttaagaatcagtATTAGATTGGTCGTTAATCCATATTGGTATTGGTtgatatcgatattgatacctAGTTGATACTAGACTGGTGTTATGGTACAACCAGATGATAAAATGGTTAAAATCTATTTTGATATCGATAGTTTTGAGAGCAaaaaacgtctaataagaacaATACATATTGATAACGATATTGGTTTCGAAATGGACCGATGCCAGATCTGATACCATGAGTGGAGTGGCTCAATAGATCACTCATAAAAACTGAGAGGTTATCCATGCTTTTAGGAATAAAAAACCAGATCAAGTGAATCAAACGAGTCGATTCCACAACTCTCTTTTGAATAACCTATTATTCATGttttatcttcatttttttttatctttcttttcttattttagttAGTAAAATGGCAAATGAATGAAATTTAGCTCTTGTAACAATATTCTTAAATTTagtgaataaatttttttataagatcaCAGATTTTGAGAAATCTTTGCTTTATTTTTCATGAtttcaatttctagggttttagtcAATTTTGATATAAACAAGATTGGCGACCTATTTTTATTCATGTTTAATCTTCATTTTGAccattatttcctttttttagcCAATAAAATAGCACACAGGCTTTGCCATTGTTGATTCGCTCGATAGTTGATGATATTTAGCATTTGTCATCTTTGTTTACTATTTGTAAATTATGTTGTCTTCCAAGGGAGATCAACACTGTGGCTGACTCCCTGGCCCATAAGGCCCTGTCAATTACATGCTTGATGGTTTAGCTTATTTCCAATCCTTGGTTGTGAGAATTATGTTTGCTCTCAACACCTTGAGTTGTTGCATGTTCTAATAAATCTCTTCttcgtacaaaaaaaaaagaagtcaatAACATagcaaaaaataatgaaaattttattttataataaatttttaaatttattgaataaaaatttaaaaaaagtcATAGATTTTAAGAAAATCTTAGCTTATTCTTTCCAATTTTAATTTCTAGatggattgggctcctctccttggaaggcatcgcccaatgagtgtCCAATGAAGTATTAGACTGCTGGGATGTGCCGCACACAACTTGATGACTGATTGGGTACACGTCGGGATGTGTGTAGCACAGCTCAACCGttagatgcctcattgggcattCATTGAGCGATGTCGTCCAAGGAGAGGAACCGAATCCTAGACAAACGACAGTAACCTGCTAGAATGGAATACAAGGTTTTAAAAACCGGGATCGGATCAGAATCATCCGATGCTGATCCTGATTCTAGCCAATCCGGCTCAATTGGGCCGGTTCTTATTGATCTTAATCAGAATCGGATCCAATGCAGATCGGATCCTGATACTGGATTCTAAAACCCGGATTGAATGTTCGGATGATTGGATATAGTCGCACACAAGGAGGTCCCTTCAGTTGTTTGGCTGATTGCCTGATTCAGATGTCGGGGAATCCTCCCACGTGTCCTGTGTCAGTACAAAGGATAAAAATAGATCGAAACATCAACACatgaaacaaacaaaataaataaaaataaaaaataccgTTTTCGGACCGTAGGGATATGCGGAGGAGGTCCGCAGACCTTAACAGCTCAACTGAAATTCGCTAGCCGTCAGCTTTCAAGTGTTCTTAATGTTGCGAAGCCTCCAAACCTCAAGGTTCAGATCCTAATCCCAATCCCATTAGGGATTGTGATCTGTTCCCCTTTCTccgggagagggagagggagagagagagagattctgtGCCtctgtggatgtggatgtggatgtggaaGTTCTAACTACAAAAACTTTGTTTTCTCTCACTCTGCAACTACTGCATTCACTCTCCAAAGCAGCAGATCTCTTTGGAACTGATTCGCTTTTCTCATGCTCTGCGGTTACGATTTCTAATTTGTCTCCATGAATCGGAGCTCGAAGGATTCCTTCGCCGGCGGGAGGAGTATTATGGCCGAATCGCAGCACCGGAGGGGGAGGAGTATCTCTGGAATCACAAGAGACACGGATGAGAATTTGGATCTCTTCTCCAGGAATCGCCGGAGTCTCTCTGTCATATCAACCGACGAGTCCGACGGTACCGATCTGATGATCATTTAACACtttcagtcttttttttttttggtttttggttccAGAAGAACTTTATCTTTTCGTTTGATTTGACAGTAATGCCCTTCACAATTTCTGTTTCCCCTCTGGTTAATTTGATGTTGGATTTGGTTTATACTGGAGAACCTGAGCTTCTCCTGTGTCTTATTTTCTGTTTAGCTTTCAATTTTGTCGGCTTCCGGCGGACTATTCTTACTGTTTCAGAGTGAAGGTTAGAGACGAGggattcatatttttttaaattaaccgCGATTGCTTGCTTAAGTAAATTGAAGAAGCTTTGCacacaatttcttcttcttcttcttcttcgttttgcACTTCCGGCCAAATTGCATAAAATTCGTTTTCCTTTGCGCAGATGGTCTTTTACGTTTTTCTTTAATGTAATTTTCTGCCATAGATTTATCAAACACGGATGAATTTTGTTCTTTTCAATGTTTCACTCCAGATTTCGGCAAAAGTTGGGTTTCTTGAGTCCCTGCTCTTTTTTTAATTCTCCGTTGCATTCAATTTTCTAGTACGAATTGAACCAAAGGATTAAagatttcttgtttttgtttcctAAAAATTTAGACTGCTGATATGTCTGGGTGCAATAGCTGCAGTGTCTCTTAAATTGTGGAGACTTTCAGTTGAATCGGCAAAACCAGAAAGTAATGGAACGGATGATCTACTGTCATCAGTAGATGGAGGCAAGCACGATTATGACTGGTATTTATCAACAATTTCCTTCTTTAGTTAAATTTGATCTTATTCATTAATATGATTTTATACCTGCTTCTCATTGAAACCTGGAAATTTCCCTTTATCTATTAGTAAACTAGCATTTCATCACACCTATTTGTATAATTCATAACTGAACTAACTTGTGTACGCTGCTATAGCTTCTCTgtcattctattttttttttcctccagattttttattcttgaataTAAAGTCATCTCAAATTTTGCTGGCATTAGACTCCCTGCCAAGTTTCTTGAAACTTTCTTAttctattctaatttttttgacTTTAAATCTTCTTCAAACTTCCCGGTAATTGAGGGCAATTTTATCAATTCAGAAATCCACATCAAACAAGTCAGTCTGATTACACTTATTCTTGAAATCCAGATCACAGTCGCATTTCTCAAATTACAGTGGATTGACTATTTTTTACCGTTTAGCTACAGTTTGGAGGGTTAGTTGTTGTTTGGTGCCTATCATGCCAGGAGCTCGGTGCTATGTTGGCATCAGGGTACCTTTTTGTGCGTGTAGGATGTGCCACAATGTCTAATGCTAAGATGGAGCTTATCAAAATTTAAATCCCACGTGTGGCAGTTCCAGTGCTAGTGGCCAAGTTCTCTACATTAAAAGTTGCCCAAATTCCTTGACCTCTTATGTGTCGAAGTTTATCTGTCTTTTTCAGCTGATAGATCCTTATAATATCACATGTTTGGATGTGTTAAAGCTTGATAATTGAGTTACTTTTGTTTCATAATTAGAGTCTGATttggctgcgtacattatgaccctctccagaccccgcagtggcgggagcctcgtgcactgggtacacgccccatttttttaattagtCTGATTTTGGGTAGAATTTATTTGGCTTTTAAAGTTGCTATATCTAGTTTTATTACCATTCAGTTGGTATCCTAGGTCATGCATCCCTATTTTCTAAGTgcatttttacaattttcacATAATATGTGAATCATTTGTGCTTTTGGGGTTTGTGTACCTCAATCTTCCATGGAAATTTCTTTGTTGTACCTCATTTATAATTTATGCAAGCATAATTATCCACCCACTGCTCAAGTGATTAATTAACATAATCCTATAGGGTTCCTGTATCCTATTTCTAGAACCTCTCTTAACTGTTAAATCTTACCAACTTCAGAAGCCAATATCTACATCCTCTGATTTGGACCATAGAGGTGAATTTATTATATCTACATCAACATCTGGATACCTAGAAAAGGGCGTTACCCAGTGCTCGAGGCttccgccactgcggggtctggagagggtcataatgtacgcagtcttacccttgctttcgcagagaggatGTTTtgagacttgaacccgtgaccacttggtcacaatggagcattCTCACCGTTGCACCGAGGCCCGCCTTCAACATCCAGATACCTCTGAAGATACTATTACCCCAGGGTTGAAATGACATGGTaggcatttaaaaaaaaagttggcaCATCTGCCACTGAAGAAAAAGTTTAGTAGGCAGATCTTGCCACTGAATTTCCTGTGTGAGAAATATTTTCTCACACCTAAAACTGAAGATGTGTACAGTATTTGtatactttctttttctttccaattaggagtatactttttttttatgggggggggagggggggggggggggggaggtgatGGGGAggtccaaaagaaaattttctggtAATCCTTTGCAAACTTACTCACTGCTAAGTCTATGAAACAAACTGTTATTTGCAGCTAATACGTGTCTTGTTTAATCTGTGTGAATAGGCTTCTAACTCCTCCTGGAACTCCCCTTGTTTCTTCGTTGGATGCAAGTGAGCCTCAACCGACTTTACTGGCTCCTCGGAGCAGTTCCTCTCTTAGATCTGTCTCCGCCACCAAGGCTTCAAGGGTATatgtttccttcctttcttgttCTGTGCAATTCATTCTGTTCCAAGTCCTAGTTTATTGGATGTTTTAAACAACGTTTCCTTTTATTAGAAtttaacaaattaaaataatcacttcCTATGGACAAGAAGTCCTGCTTCCTAATTCCTATTGTATAACAAGGTTGCAAAAATGTCAAGCCAATCTGGTCGTTCATACTGATATTATGCATCTGATGAGTTACGTTTATTCTGGATGTACATACAAACAGAAGTAAAGCAATAAAGGAGAGCTCTTAGAGATGTGTGCTGTATAAGGCATTCTGAGATGCTTGATTAGTCTTATATTATATGAACTGGACTTCCCTTGTTTTTGACACaattggaaactcaacttaatGGATCTGATATATTTTAGTAGTTCCAGATGAAGTTTGAGTTAGTTTAGTGGTCCAATGCATCAGCATTGATGGAAGTATCAGTACATCATTTGTTAAGAGACCTATCCTGAATATACGCTAAAAAATTTAATCTGCATAAAAACACTTTGGAAGGACATGTAAGTAAACTAGTCCAGGGATATGTATGAAGAACCACAATGGCTGGATATGAGGTTTATTTTCTTAgaatatattttcaaaatatatgaaaatcaaTTCATCTATTAATTATAGATCTTGGCATGCTaatgatttttcttctttgttattATGTAAAAGCAATAAGGATGATTGAATAATACAAATATATCATATTTTTTCGACAATCTTTTTTGGTGCAAGGACACTGCGGAAAGGATCTttgaaaagaagggagaaagtaTTTTCAAAATCTAGGTATTTTCATATTACAGTGGTTCCAAAGTTGATACTTTTGGTACTATTTGTCTGGATCTTTTGGATTCCCCATTATTATTATGTTGTTAAGCTGAAAATGTATACTTACTAGACTGTGTGTTGTAGCAAACATTTGtatacttaaaaccttgatgCTATGTTAAACTTGTTCATGTGCTACCCTTGGTTGGAAGCACAGTCCCGAATGGGTAAATATGATATGATCAAACTGATTATTACCGAACACCCAACCACAAAAAACTCCTAACTAGTTGCCATTAAGAACCAATAATGATATGTGCTTTTCGAACTTTTTTATGTGTTTGAAGTTCTAATGACTCATTCTCTCTCTGTTTGCAGCTTTCGGCTATGCATTCAGAGAATTCTTATTCTTCAAGACCAATTAGAAGTAGTTCAGTTACTCGCTCTTCCATCTCATCTGTTATGCACCACAACACCTATTCCTCCAACTCTAACCGATCCTCCTCAATCCTCAACACCAGCTCTTTGTCAATTACATCTTCTAGACCATCTACTCCAACTAGCCGCTCAAGTTCTACAGCAAGACCTATAACTTCATCTGCTCGTCCAGTGCAATCACGTTCATCTACTCCTGCCAAATTCCGGCCAGCTCCCACCATTTCCTATGGTGAGAAAGCCCGAGTTACCCAGAACCCAAGACCATTAACCCCTACTGCCAGGCCCCAAACCCCTGGAAACCTCAGTTCTATATCAGCTCGGTCAAATTCACGGCCATCAACTCCCACTCACCGAACCCCAATTCCAGCTCCTGCTTCAGCTCCAGCAGCAGGTCGCTCTGTTTCTGTCGGACGGGTCCTACCAAATAGCCGACATCCAGCAACAGCATCTCGAGGAAGCTCTCCAGGTCCACATACACGTACTTCACAGAAACCAATTGTTCCCTCTGATTTCCCACATGAAACACCACCAAACCTGAGGACGAAATTGCCAGACCGACCTGTATCTGCTGGTAGAACTCGCCCAGGCATTGCGGTCACTGTCAGGGGAAACTCAGAGGCATCAGGGCCTACAAATCCACCACGGAGGCAACCATCACCTATTGTCATGAGGGGGAGGCTTCCAGAACTTTCTAGAAGGGGCCACTTACATGCCAATGGACATGACATTGGTGCACCTGAATCGCAGAAGATCCCACCAGTCTCAATGCCTTCAATGTGGAAACCTGCAAAGTCTACAATAGACACTGAGAATACTGGATTTGGAAGAACAATCTCAAAGAAGTCTTTTGATATGGCTCTTAGGCACATGGTACGTCTCTTTTCTTCATATGTCTCTGGAAAAGGGAATGTTTTAAAAGGTTCAGCATGTACCCATATGCCACCCCATTCCCACTTCTCTGTGTTGGAAATGTGCTGAAAATTTAGATGGTTCCAACTTTCCTGTGTTTTGAAAAAATGATGGAAATTAAGGTGCAATGGGGCCACCAG is drawn from Telopea speciosissima isolate NSW1024214 ecotype Mountain lineage chromosome 1, Tspe_v1, whole genome shotgun sequence and contains these coding sequences:
- the LOC122648956 gene encoding translation initiation factor IF-2-like isoform X1, yielding MNRSSKDSFAGGRSIMAESQHRRGRSISGITRDTDENLDLFSRNRRSLSVISTDESDAAVSLKLWRLSVESAKPESNGTDDLLSSVDGGKHDYDWLLTPPGTPLVSSLDASEPQPTLLAPRSSSSLRSVSATKASRLSAMHSENSYSSRPIRSSSVTRSSISSVMHHNTYSSNSNRSSSILNTSSLSITSSRPSTPTSRSSSTARPITSSARPVQSRSSTPAKFRPAPTISYGEKARVTQNPRPLTPTARPQTPGNLSSISARSNSRPSTPTHRTPIPAPASAPAAGRSVSVGRVLPNSRHPATASRGSSPGPHTRTSQKPIVPSDFPHETPPNLRTKLPDRPVSAGRTRPGIAVTVRGNSEASGPTNPPRRQPSPIVMRGRLPELSRRGHLHANGHDIGAPESQKIPPVSMPSMWKPAKSTIDTENTGFGRTISKKSFDMALRHMDIRHGTGSIRSLSGTTLFPQSIHSSAPKGQRVRALDPSASVSSNSELFVSSNGSMTQNGNQSLDGEAEEDDGRLSAKLSEPDIDENSHYDAILLKEDLKNTNWLLSADDTSDQGLIFDHRFEPLPELFGLI
- the LOC122648956 gene encoding translation initiation factor IF-2-like isoform X2 — its product is MNRSSKDSFAGGRSIMAESQHRRGRSISGITRDTDENLDLFSRNRRSLSVISTDESDVSLKLWRLSVESAKPESNGTDDLLSSVDGGKHDYDWLLTPPGTPLVSSLDASEPQPTLLAPRSSSSLRSVSATKASRLSAMHSENSYSSRPIRSSSVTRSSISSVMHHNTYSSNSNRSSSILNTSSLSITSSRPSTPTSRSSSTARPITSSARPVQSRSSTPAKFRPAPTISYGEKARVTQNPRPLTPTARPQTPGNLSSISARSNSRPSTPTHRTPIPAPASAPAAGRSVSVGRVLPNSRHPATASRGSSPGPHTRTSQKPIVPSDFPHETPPNLRTKLPDRPVSAGRTRPGIAVTVRGNSEASGPTNPPRRQPSPIVMRGRLPELSRRGHLHANGHDIGAPESQKIPPVSMPSMWKPAKSTIDTENTGFGRTISKKSFDMALRHMDIRHGTGSIRSLSGTTLFPQSIHSSAPKGQRVRALDPSASVSSNSELFVSSNGSMTQNGNQSLDGEAEEDDGRLSAKLSEPDIDENSHYDAILLKEDLKNTNWLLSADDTSDQGLIFDHRFEPLPELFGLI